TCACTGTCCCCATGCTCGCCCAGCACGTACCCGTGAACGTGCGTGCCGTCCACCCCGGCGTGCTCGGCGATCAGGTGCCGGAACCGGGCGCTGTCCAGGACCGTGCCGGAGCCCATCACGGCGGCGCCCGGCGCGAGGCGCACGGTCAGGTCGGTCAGGACGTCCACCGGGTTCGTGGCGATCAGCAGCGTCGCGCCGGGCGCGGCGGCCACCACCTGCGGGATCAGCTCGCGGAAGATGGCGGCGTTCTTCTGCAGCAGGTCCAGGCGGGACTCGCCGGGCTTCTGGTTCGCTCCGGCGGCGACGATCACGACGGCGCTGCCGGCCAGGTCGGCCAGCGGGCCGCTGCTGACCCGCGCGCCGTGACTGACCGGCGCGGCGTGCGCGATGTCCTGCGCCTCGGCCCGCGCCCGCGCGTCGTTCTGGTCCGTCAGGACGATCTCGCTGCACGAGCCGCGCAGCGTCAGGGCGTACGCGGCGGTCGCGCCGACCAGTCCTGCCCCCACCACGCCGACCTTCATGCCGGGCGGTTCCCGCCGCGCACGGTCAGGACCGGGATGGGGCTGCGTGCCACGACCTTCTCGGCGGTGCTGCCCAGGAAGAAATGTTCGATGGCGCCCCGCGCGTGCGTGCCGACCACGATCAGGTCCGCGCCCCAGCTGGCCGCCGCTTCCAGCAGGCCGGTCACGGGGTCACCGACCATCAGTTCGGTCTCCTCGCCCTCGCGGACCACGCCCTGCATGCGGGTCGCGTCGGCGTCCTCGAGGGTCTGCAGCAGGGTCGGGTCGGGCATGGCGGCGCTCACGCCGCCCATCAGGTCGGGCGTGGCGGTCACACGGGCGTCGGTCACGTGCACCAGCCGCAGGGTCGCGCCGGGAAAGCGGGCGCGGGCAGTGTCGAGCGCGTGACTGGCCGACTCGGAGAAATCGACGCCCACCACGACCCGCTGGAATCCGGCCGGTGCGGTGGTCGTGGCGGCGTTCAGGGCGGACTGGGTGGGGTCGGTCATGCCCTGACCGTACACCCGGCCCGTGAGGTTCGGGGCCGAACCTGAAGGGCAACTAAAGGACCTCGGCCGGGTCGCGGGGCACCGGGTCGTCCGTCACCCAGCGCACCTGCCGCCGCCCGGCGTTCTTGGCGGCGTGCAGGCGTTCATCCACCTGTTCCAGCAGGTCGTCCAGCGTGACGGCCTCGTGCGACAGGGCCGCCCCGGCGCTGAACGTCACGCGCGGCAACCCGGCCTCCAGCGGCAGCGTGGCGCCCTGCAGGCGGTCCGTGACGGCGTACGCCTGCCGCGCCGTGACGCCCGGCAGCAGCAACATGAACTCCTCGCCGCCCCAGCGGGCCAGTTGCGTGCCGTCCGGGCGGTCCGGGCCGATCAGGGCCAGCAGGGCCGCGCCGGTCCCGGCCAGCACCTGATCCCCGGCCGTGTGCCCGAACCGGTCGTTCACGCCCTTGAAATGGTCGAGGTCCAGCATCAGCAACGCAAAATCCTGCCCGCCCCACAGGGTCCGCAGCCGGGTCAGCAGGGCGCGGCGGTTGGGCAGGCCGGTCAGCGGGTCCGTCAGGGCGTCCTGCTGGAAGGCGGCGGCCTCCTGCTGGTACGTGATCACCCGCTGCCCGAAACTGGCGACCATGCCCACCACCAGCGTCGTGCAGCCCAGGTACCACAGCAGGCTCAGGTCGTGCGTGGGGCGGGTCACGACCAGCGCCGCGAACCCCAGGTACGCAGCGGCGGTCAGCGGGGCCGCCACCCGCATGCGCAGCAGCCCGAACCACAGCGCCGTCTGGGCGATGAACGTCAGGTGCGACTGCGCGCCCACCACGGGCGCCGACACCAGCGGCAGGAATTCCAGCAGGGTCGCGCAGGTGATCACCGTGGCGATGCCGGTGTTCAGCCGCGCGGTCGGCAGGCGCAGCCACGCGATCCCCACCACGATGCCCAGCGACACCAGCGTGCCCAGCGCGAACGACGGCACGTCCTGCCAGTGCCGGGTCTGCACCTTCACGACCAGGATGCTCAGTTGCGCGGCCGAGGCGACCAGGGCCGTCAGCAGGTACGCGCGGCGGCGTACCCGTTCCAGTTGCTGAAATGGCCCTCCCTGCTCCGTCACGTCCACATGATCCGGTGCGGTCCGGCACAGAAAACTGTCTGGGCAGTTCCCGAAAGATCGCGCCTCACCACGGCGTTCAGCCGTTCAGGCCGTCTGGGACGGCATTGGTCAGTCCGCGCATCTCACGCTCTTCCCCCTGTGGGGGCACCCGCCGGTCAGCGCGGCCCGACTCCGGGCACCCCGGCCCTGTGCACCCCGGCTCTGTGCAGCCCGGCCCTGTGCAGCCCGGCTCTGGGTACACTGCTTCATGCAACTACAGAGTTTAGGGGCGGCGTGCACGGTGACCGGCAGCATGCACCTGCTGACGCTGAACGGACGGCAGGTGCTGATCGACTGCGGCCTGTTCCAGGGCAACGACGAACTGGAAGCCCGCAACCGCGAGCCGCTCCCGCTCGACGTGGCGGGCCTGGACGCCGTGATCCTCACGCACGCGCACCTGGATCACGTGGGCCGCCTGCCGCTGCTGGTGAAACTCGGGTACCGGGGGCCGGTTCACTGCACCGAACCGACCGCCGCGCTGGCCGAGACGGTCCTGCTGGACTCCGCGCGCCTTCAGGTGGACGGCTACCGGCACGACCTGCGCCGCGCGCGCCGCCAGGGGATTCCCGACGATCAGGTGCCGCTCCCGCTGTACGAGGAGGAGGACGTGCACCGCGCCCTGGCCCTGCTGCGCCCCGACCTGCGCTTCGGTGAGACGGCGCAGGTGGCGGGCCTGCGCGTCACGCCCCAGCGGGCCGGGCACATCCTGGGCAGCGCGTACCTGCTGATCGAGAGCCGTGACGTCCGGCTGATCATGAGCGGCGACCTGGGCAACCGCGAGAGCGGCCTGCAACTGGATTTCACGCCCCCACCGCACGCGGACGCCGCAGTGCTGGAAAGCACGTACGCCAACCGCACGCACCGCGCCTGGGAGGCCACCCGCGCCGAGTTCCGCGACGCGCTGCGCGAATCCGTGCGGCAGGGCGGCAAGATCCTGATTCCCAGTTTCGCCATCGAACGCACCCAGACCATCCTGCACACCATCAAGGAACTGATGGACGCCGGCGAGGTCCCGCGCATCCCGGTGTTCCTGGATTCCCCCATGGCGGCCCGCGCCACGCACGAGTACTTCGAGTTCGGCGACGAGCTGATCCCGGAAGTCCGCAGCGCCCTGCGCGCCGGAGAGGACCCGTTCCGGCCCAGCACGCTGCACGTCGTGCCGACCAGCGCCGAATCGCAGCGCATCAACCGCTACGACGGCCCCGCCATCATCCTGGCCGGGAACGGCATGATGACCGGCGGCCGCATCCAGCATCACCTCAAGCATCACCTCTGGAAACCCAGTACCAGCCTG
This is a stretch of genomic DNA from Deinococcus seoulensis. It encodes these proteins:
- a CDS encoding lactate/malate family dehydrogenase, yielding MKVGVVGAGLVGATAAYALTLRGSCSEIVLTDQNDARARAEAQDIAHAAPVSHGARVSSGPLADLAGSAVVIVAAGANQKPGESRLDLLQKNAAIFRELIPQVVAAAPGATLLIATNPVDVLTDLTVRLAPGAAVMGSGTVLDSARFRHLIAEHAGVDGTHVHGYVLGEHGDS
- a CDS encoding universal stress protein gives rise to the protein MTDPTQSALNAATTTAPAGFQRVVVGVDFSESASHALDTARARFPGATLRLVHVTDARVTATPDLMGGVSAAMPDPTLLQTLEDADATRMQGVVREGEETELMVGDPVTGLLEAAASWGADLIVVGTHARGAIEHFFLGSTAEKVVARSPIPVLTVRGGNRPA
- a CDS encoding GGDEF domain-containing protein — protein: MTEQGGPFQQLERVRRRAYLLTALVASAAQLSILVVKVQTRHWQDVPSFALGTLVSLGIVVGIAWLRLPTARLNTGIATVITCATLLEFLPLVSAPVVGAQSHLTFIAQTALWFGLLRMRVAAPLTAAAYLGFAALVVTRPTHDLSLLWYLGCTTLVVGMVASFGQRVITYQQEAAAFQQDALTDPLTGLPNRRALLTRLRTLWGGQDFALLMLDLDHFKGVNDRFGHTAGDQVLAGTGAALLALIGPDRPDGTQLARWGGEEFMLLLPGVTARQAYAVTDRLQGATLPLEAGLPRVTFSAGAALSHEAVTLDDLLEQVDERLHAAKNAGRRQVRWVTDDPVPRDPAEVL
- a CDS encoding MBL fold metallo-hydrolase RNA specificity domain-containing protein encodes the protein MQLQSLGAACTVTGSMHLLTLNGRQVLIDCGLFQGNDELEARNREPLPLDVAGLDAVILTHAHLDHVGRLPLLVKLGYRGPVHCTEPTAALAETVLLDSARLQVDGYRHDLRRARRQGIPDDQVPLPLYEEEDVHRALALLRPDLRFGETAQVAGLRVTPQRAGHILGSAYLLIESRDVRLIMSGDLGNRESGLQLDFTPPPHADAAVLESTYANRTHRAWEATRAEFRDALRESVRQGGKILIPSFAIERTQTILHTIKELMDAGEVPRIPVFLDSPMAARATHEYFEFGDELIPEVRSALRAGEDPFRPSTLHVVPTSAESQRINRYDGPAIILAGNGMMTGGRIQHHLKHHLWKPSTSLISVSYQSPSSLGGRIVTGADHVRVMGEDIAVRAHVHTIGGFSAHADQDDLLAFLSTAGTPHVWLVHGEPDVMDSFLPVLAARGLKGDIVPDRQPVDLTGPGYPDGRPPGFVPTPPRGAHAEAGE